The genomic region ATGCATCATTATCTTATAAAGAACATCACCATTGTCTCATAACAGTTTTTCAACCCTTTCGTCGAATAGAAATACTTCATCCAAGACATCAAGAGAGGTGGATTATAAAGTCCGATTGCTCGGTATGAAAgtaaagaaagaacaaaacatGAACCATGTACCAAGTTCCAGTTCAGGAAATATTTCAATATCAAGTCCAAGACATCCAATAGGCAACAGAACTCTTCATTGTGCAACAAAAaatgcgaaaaaaaaaaaacagatcgATTTGTGTTTCCTATTGTGACCTAGCAAGTATGACAATTAAATTTTCCATATCTACAATGCACACTGAACTAACAAGACATTGAAAACAATCTCAGTGGGAAGCCTGATATTTGTGACGAAAGTGCATCAAACCAAGTAGAGAAAAAGGAAGTATACCCGACATCATTTTCACCACACTATTAAGCAACTGAGGCTTTCCCGAAGGCCTCAGGGCCCTTTTAAAGCTGTTTTCCTAGTAAGAATATTCTTCATACATGTCTACCACAGACTATTGTTGTTGCCTAGTGCCACCTTCATTTGCTGAAGGAACCTTTGAGGGGTAACTGTTCAGGTCTAAGTCGATGAGTGACATGTCATACGGCACTGATGCAGAATTCAAGTTGTCAACAAGAAGGGAAGACTTCATTGCATCTGAATTCTTAGACTCAGGTATTGGGCCAGTATTATTCGGAGTGCTTGCACTAGAAGATGATAGACTGGAAAGCTGTATGTCATCTATCTTGTTCCCAAACATGTTCTTGTTTCTTCTGACAGCATCCATCTCTGGGCCAGTCGGCACAAAGGTGCGTGACCGATATTTCCTCTTTCCCTCGTCACCCTCACTAGGGTTGTACAGTACATAATCATGATAAGTAGGGGCAAACTGCACACAGTTCAATATTCTCATCAGAAAGGTTGAGCAAAGCTTAAAGAGAACAATTGTGCAAGGCGATAGCAAACATAATAATTTGAAAGGCTCACCTGGTGGACTGTATCATGGTAAAAGTCATTCAACTTTACGGCATGCGATAGGCTTCCAGTCAGATCTCGAGGCCCGCCAATATTTGCACCAGCATACTCCTTGTAAGGAAATGCATATAAATGACCAATAGCAGCAATAAGCATCTCaacacaaattatgaaattttgatactGAGCTGCATCCTCTGCATTCTTTATCAAGCCAGATTTCGCAGCAAGGAAGACCAACACACCCTAAATGGAAACACGTTGAATAAGTTTGAAACTTTACTTCACTATCAACAAAAAAGCAAAGGGTAACAGAccttaaataattttttttttcttttctataaaATAATAGGAATAAACGACAAAGTTATCTATTTGGTACATGTTTATACACAGTTACGAGTTAGTATCATATGTACGATCCAACATTATATGCACCAACTTTTATCCACATTCTGCTACTCATGAATCTATTTCACGGTAAAGATTGCACAGTTCCGCATTTTCAAGCAGCATTTGGCGAGCCTAAAGGAAAATTTTGGCCCCGAATAGTTTGTTTAAAATAATGTGGCAATAGATGTCATCCATACTCAAAAATTGCTTCTAGAAGAAATCATCTTCTGCTCTTAATGCCTAAGAATGTGATCATACACAAGCCACTGAACCATAAGTAGACTAATGTCGCTAATACAGTGAGAAAAACGTTTACCTGCCAATAAGTGAGGAAAACAACAGATTTGATTATAATAAACTTTGGAACTGGATTGAAAGGCTGGAGTAGATCTCTGCAAGCAAAGTAAAACAACGCCAAAGCATAGAGAGCTGTTGTGTATGAGATTGTGTAGATAATAGTGAGATACAGGTATGACTGTCTTGGACTGAAATTTCCATCTGCATATTTCCCCTTTGCATAAAGTATGAGTGTAACAACAGCTAATACAGGCTTCAGGATCACAAACTGCAAACATCCTTGTTTGCACCTACGTATAAAGCGCCtgcattaacagtttcatatgTGTGAGTTTATCAAATAATCATCTCATACACACAATATGATGACATATCGTCATATACCAAAATCTCAATATTGTCCAGAAATCTCCTTAGTTATGCAGGGAATCTGCCTATTATGTGGAGAAGCCTAATTTTATGCATCCAGAAATTTAACAAGGTATTCACAAGTTAAAATGAAAAGCCAAGACCACCAGCATTTTGAAAATAGTAAACAGTTAACTTAACTAGAGAAAGCGATTCCCGAGTAATACAGAATTCTGTAATTCTTACACCACAAATTCCTGGCTTGCAGATGATCATATTGGTAAATTAAGCAGAGATTGTGAACTCACCCATCCAGGGGTATGGGAGGGAGGCAACATGTCATCAGAACCACGGAAGGCTTTAGAACCCTACCGCTTAAACTTAGAACCACAGATCCTGGACCACCAACCCATGCCAAGCACAacgataaaaaattataaatgacCCAAGCTTCATAGCTgaaacacaacaaaaaaaaaaaaaaaaaaatagcatgagaataaaataatattcaGACAAAATGATAATTAAGTACCAGAGTGTAATAAACAGGAGAGAATGAGTGAGTGAGAGAGTGACAGAGAACAAGGAAAATGGCAGATGAATaaacagaatattcctaacaaTCATTTGTGCAGTGAAACATTTGAATAAATGAAGACATACTTACGCTTCTCTAATGGAATTAAAGTAGATTGAACCAGCAGGAATGACAAGGGATAAGAACGACATCAACGCATATATCTGTCACAGAAAACACAGTTCATATTGGTTACATAACCAAACTCAACAGAAACTATCATTGGCATAGTGGGATCTTTAGAAAATCCTAAAACCAAGAccaataaaagaaacaaaaaatagcTTGATGATCAACCAATACCCAAACAAGCGAAATTTCCAACAACACAGATTACAGTAACAAAGAATGCACAAGTTCAACCGATGCTATCACaatcttcaaatttcaaaactttttttttcttctggccTAAGTTTGTCCATTCTGTAATGCATTGACCATAACAGGATCATTAAGGAAAGAAATCATGCAATCACACTATCATATTGGAAAATTAAATGGCCAGCTCATATGAAGCATGTAAACTGCATTCTAAGAATCCTTTTCATTGTATTCTCATATAATTTCTTTAAATTCaaatacattgaaaaaatccaaAAAGGCGAGAACAACAACCTAAACTGAATTCTTCATGTGACAATGCAGCATAAGTTAACATATTTCATATCATTTCAAAGTGGGATTTTTCTTCAAGTCAAGTACTCACCGGAACCATGAAGATGATGCGGACAATGTATCTCTGGTAAGTGGGTTCAGTGTAATTGATGAGGTGCCTGTAGATATGCATGATGGCCAAAGCCATGGCTCCAACAGTACAGAAAAAAGCTATAATGCTCAAGTATATTGGGGTCGATTCCGCCATTCTGAAAACTTCTAGTCCAATCAAACCCCTTTGCACATTAATTTCAACAACAATTCAAGAGTATTAGCAAAAATCATAGAAACCCagggaaacaaaaacaaagagcttttgaataatcaaaattcaaaacctgTGGAGCAACAGCAGTGTATATTAGTCTCTGCAGAAGAATTTTGCTTGCTAAATGTGGGTGAATTCCATCGAAAGTGAGGGAAGGGAAGGGGAATCCGTATACCCTAACCCTCACGCTATTTGAAATTGCTTGAAACGCCTGCAACcgtcggaaaaaaaaaaaatcccaaaatttaaaaaattactaaaaaaatgagaattgtAAACAGCTAAATTTAATTGGGTGGAAAATAGGGTTTTGACTGAAATTAATTGggggaagaaaaaattgaaagcgAAAGCTTGAAGAAAAACTTTACCTTTCAAGAATTCCAAAAAATTAGGAATTGGATGGTGATTGCGTGAAGCCGTGAAGGTCAAATTTTTGGGGAGATCTGCGAACCAGATGCGGAAGCCTGGTCCGATAAgatcaaaggaagaagaagaagcagcaacCCACAGGAAATGCTTTACTGGCTGTAACCTAATAATGGCGGCTTCCAGTCCCGCTGTACTTACAACTAATCAAAAAACCCCCACCAAAagaattttatgaaaatttagttctaacctttttttttaacttttaggaGTGTGATATCTACCCATCCTATTTTATTTCTCGCAtacttttaattttcgaccgtcaaattagataaattgaagaagttcaatagacaaaaattatcaaaaaatgtgtaagaagtaaaataagatgcgtggatagcacacctcctaacttttattttgttgctTCTTAATAATGCCACTTATTTAAttcgatttttatttttattttttggttatgTTGGAAAATTGCACTATTATTATCGAAGAATTTTGTGCAATTAttgcttaaattaaacattttttttaattaacttatGTCCCGTGATGATTTaaccattttttaaattatttaattcttaaattaaaatttttccaaatgcttattaatatatatatatatatattttttttttttgtttttgcaatgTTTTAATCACGTGCCACAAATTTATACTTCAGGTTAGCAAAatatgagctttgcctttgCCAAATCATCACTCAATAATCAATCCCACGAATTGACTAATGGTTGTACGATAAGAAAATCGTAAGACGTTATATTAAATTGAAAAACATTCTATGTATTTAAAATAGGATGAAAAcctaaaaagataaaatattatttacgcTTTCAAATTCTCAACGTACGTACTTATACTAGGTcatataaaaatcaaaatagtaattttcAAGGATATTCTTGTCATTTCCAAAGTCCAaccattttcattttgtatttttatagttcaatttcattttgtatgaagttttttt from Pyrus communis chromosome 9, drPyrComm1.1, whole genome shotgun sequence harbors:
- the LOC137745184 gene encoding uncharacterized protein; the protein is MAESTPIYLSIIAFFCTVGAMALAIMHIYRHLINYTEPTYQRYIVRIIFMVPIYALMSFLSLVIPAGSIYFNSIREAYEAWVIYNFLSLCLAWVGGPGSVVLSLSGRVLKPSVVLMTCCLPPIPLDGRFIRRCKQGCLQFVILKPVLAVVTLILYAKGKYADGNFSPRQSYLYLTIIYTISYTTALYALALFYFACRDLLQPFNPVPKFIIIKSVVFLTYWQGVLVFLAAKSGLIKNAEDAAQYQNFIICVEMLIAAIGHLYAFPYKEYAGANIGGPRDLTGSLSHAVKLNDFYHDTVHQFAPTYHDYVLYNPSEGDEGKRKYRSRTFVPTGPEMDAVRRNKNMFGNKIDDIQLSSLSSSSASTPNNTGPIPESKNSDAMKSSLLVDNLNSASVPYDMSLIDLDLNSYPSKVPSANEGGTRQQQ